In a single window of the Bacillus mycoides genome:
- a CDS encoding 2TM domain-containing protein encodes MEQDEVYLRAKKRVENLQAFYIHLTVYILVNLMLFIINISSDSSKLWFLYPLAGWGIGIVIHGLTTFPVGIFGKEWEERKIKEYMEKDK; translated from the coding sequence GTGGAGCAAGATGAGGTTTATTTAAGAGCTAAAAAAAGGGTAGAGAATTTACAAGCGTTTTATATTCATTTAACGGTTTATATACTAGTGAACTTAATGCTTTTTATTATAAATATAAGCTCTGATTCAAGTAAATTATGGTTTTTATATCCACTTGCAGGTTGGGGGATCGGTATCGTTATACACGGTTTGACAACTTTTCCAGTTGGGATATTCGGAAAAGAGTGGGAAGAACGAAAGATTAAAGAATATATGGAGAAAGATAAGTAA
- a CDS encoding YitT family protein, whose protein sequence is MKKRTTDIIFIIIGAFLFALGVNLFVIPNEFGEGGVTGITIITYYLFEWSPGLVNLILNAILLIAGYKFLNKITTIYTIIAVVTNSLFLHLTEGWTITSDEMLVNAIFGGIFIGCGIGLIIRVGGTTAGTTILARMTHKYLGWSISYGLLFFDLIVAFSSYFIIGAEKLMITIIMLYVATKVMEFVIEGLNPKKAITIISDNPNEIAGKVTTLMGRGVTVYSGHGYYTKTPKEILYIVINKQEVVKLKRIVQTTDPAAFIAIHDVRDVFGEGFVDISKA, encoded by the coding sequence ATGAAAAAAAGAACGACAGACATTATTTTTATTATTATTGGTGCATTTCTTTTTGCGTTAGGTGTCAATTTGTTTGTTATCCCGAACGAGTTTGGTGAGGGCGGGGTAACAGGTATCACGATTATTACGTACTATTTATTTGAGTGGTCACCAGGCTTAGTCAACTTAATTTTAAATGCAATATTGTTAATAGCCGGTTATAAATTTTTAAACAAGATCACAACAATTTATACGATTATTGCTGTAGTTACGAATTCGCTATTCCTTCATTTGACAGAAGGTTGGACGATTACTTCGGATGAAATGCTTGTAAATGCCATTTTCGGAGGAATATTTATTGGGTGCGGGATTGGTCTTATTATTCGTGTTGGCGGAACAACAGCAGGTACTACCATCTTAGCAAGGATGACGCATAAATATTTAGGATGGAGCATTAGCTATGGTTTACTGTTCTTCGATTTAATTGTTGCGTTTTCATCTTATTTCATCATTGGTGCAGAAAAACTGATGATAACAATTATTATGCTATATGTAGCAACGAAAGTGATGGAGTTTGTAATTGAAGGTTTAAATCCGAAGAAAGCCATTACGATTATTTCTGATAACCCGAATGAAATTGCCGGGAAGGTAACTACCTTAATGGGCAGAGGGGTTACCGTGTATTCAGGTCATGGCTATTACACGAAAACGCCGAAGGAAATTCTTTATATTGTTATTAATAAGCAAGAAGTAGTGAAGCTAAAACGGATTGTTCAAACTACGGATCCGGCTGCGTTCATCGCTATACACGATGTTCGTGATGTGTTCGGAGAAGGATTTGTTGATATTTCTAAAGCTTAG
- a CDS encoding response regulator transcription factor, which translates to MKMIHILLADDDKHIRELLHYHLQKEGFKVFEAEDGKVAQGVLEKENIHLAIVDIMMPFVDGYTLCEEIRKYHDIPVILLTAKDQLVDKEKGFISGTDDYIVKPFEPAEVIFRMKALLRRYQMLSADIITLHGTIIDRKGFEVKCNGQTILLPLKEFELLSQLASYPGRTFSREELIELVWGMDFEGDERTVDVHVKRLRDRFSKRTDDFQITTVRGLGYKLELK; encoded by the coding sequence ATGAAGATGATACATATTTTATTAGCTGATGATGATAAACATATTAGAGAGTTATTGCATTACCATTTACAAAAAGAGGGCTTTAAAGTTTTTGAAGCGGAAGATGGAAAGGTAGCGCAAGGCGTTTTAGAGAAAGAAAATATTCATCTTGCGATAGTAGACATTATGATGCCGTTTGTTGATGGCTATACGTTATGCGAAGAAATCCGGAAGTATCATGATATACCTGTTATTTTATTAACTGCAAAAGATCAGCTAGTCGATAAAGAAAAAGGATTCATTTCTGGTACGGACGATTATATTGTAAAACCATTTGAACCAGCTGAAGTAATTTTCCGTATGAAAGCTTTATTGCGCCGTTATCAAATGCTTAGCGCTGATATTATTACATTACACGGGACGATAATTGACCGAAAAGGGTTTGAAGTGAAGTGTAACGGTCAGACGATTTTGCTTCCATTAAAGGAATTTGAATTATTATCACAACTTGCTAGTTATCCTGGTAGAACATTTTCGAGAGAAGAATTAATTGAATTAGTGTGGGGAATGGATTTTGAAGGAGATGAACGAACAGTTGACGTTCATGTGAAGCGACTGAGAGATCGTTTTTCAAAACGAACAGATGATTTTCAAATTACGACAGTACGCGGACTCGGTTATAAGTTGGAGTTGAAATAA
- a CDS encoding sensor histidine kinase has translation MKSLYSRFVFMTVGIMLLSSIIGFLLTNVYYQVKLKPYNSEKILMYAKEVKSLYEKQSEENKEAYLQSIAKLGYEIYIVDDENHGKRIGNAFRKITISDDTVHKVLQGETFNGVSTYPTRLFITGFFDNELINSVGVPLKHDDKQYALFIRPDIQQQFGEMRIFLAVLLGFIVLLSIIFIAIAAGYIVRPIRTFTKATQKIASGEYDIELDENRKDEIGTLATNFQKMTKSIKELDQMRQEFVSNVSHEFQSPLSSIQGFSKTLQSENMSEEERKRYLKIIEGESKRMSSLCKQLLTLASLDKEEKVLQIKEFNLQKQIKDVIFMLEWKWREKDIAVEFDVPDISIEGDENLLHQVWSNIFTNSIKFSNDGGTIEFVVEELESGIVISISDNGIGMEQEEMDRIFDRFYKVDTARARNVEGSGLGLSIVQKIVELHQGNVSVYSTKGEGTTVRVELPK, from the coding sequence ATGAAATCACTATATTCTAGATTTGTTTTTATGACAGTCGGTATTATGCTTCTTAGTAGTATTATCGGTTTTTTATTAACGAACGTATATTATCAAGTGAAGTTAAAACCGTACAATAGTGAAAAGATTTTAATGTATGCTAAAGAAGTGAAATCATTATATGAAAAGCAAAGTGAAGAGAATAAAGAGGCATACTTACAGTCTATTGCGAAGTTAGGGTATGAAATTTATATTGTAGATGACGAAAATCATGGAAAGCGTATTGGGAATGCGTTTCGTAAGATAACAATTAGTGATGATACCGTTCATAAAGTATTGCAAGGTGAGACGTTTAATGGCGTTTCCACATATCCAACGCGCCTCTTTATTACAGGATTTTTCGATAATGAATTAATTAATAGTGTCGGTGTACCGCTAAAACACGATGATAAACAGTACGCTTTATTCATTCGCCCTGACATTCAGCAACAGTTTGGCGAGATGAGAATTTTCTTAGCGGTATTACTTGGGTTTATCGTTTTATTAAGTATTATTTTTATAGCGATTGCAGCAGGTTATATCGTTCGTCCTATTCGAACATTTACGAAAGCGACTCAAAAGATTGCAAGTGGTGAATATGATATCGAATTAGATGAAAATCGAAAAGATGAAATTGGTACACTAGCGACTAATTTTCAAAAGATGACAAAGAGCATTAAAGAATTAGACCAAATGAGACAAGAGTTCGTTTCTAACGTTTCTCATGAATTCCAATCTCCACTTTCTTCGATACAAGGTTTTTCGAAAACATTACAATCGGAGAATATGAGTGAAGAGGAAAGAAAACGTTACTTGAAAATTATTGAGGGTGAAAGTAAGCGGATGTCTAGTTTATGTAAACAGTTACTTACGCTTGCTTCATTAGATAAAGAAGAGAAGGTTTTACAGATAAAAGAATTCAATCTGCAGAAGCAAATTAAAGACGTCATTTTTATGCTCGAATGGAAATGGCGTGAAAAAGATATAGCTGTTGAATTTGATGTACCGGACATATCTATAGAAGGTGATGAAAACCTACTACATCAAGTATGGAGTAATATTTTTACGAATAGCATTAAGTTTTCAAACGATGGCGGGACGATTGAATTTGTTGTAGAAGAATTAGAATCCGGTATTGTCATTTCTATATCAGATAACGGAATTGGTATGGAACAAGAAGAAATGGATCGTATATTTGATCGTTTTTACAAAGTAGACACAGCAAGGGCAAGAAACGTAGAAGGAAGCGGCTTAGGATTATCTATCGTGCAGAAAATTGTTGAACTGCATCAAGGAAACGTTTCAGTTTATAGCACGAAAGGGGAAGGGACGACTGTTCGGGTTGAGCTTCCTAAATAG
- a CDS encoding DinB family protein encodes MKRIDLFLNGLDSTFDKESWYAPFKHAIEGLTAEQAIWKPYGEATKTIWENVNHLIYYKERLAANLEDREWIHNLDGDETFYLTNQSNDDKEWKKVVERCENAQRNLRQALSAISEKELEQNSLEGKLLDIMLHDAYHTGQIIQLRKMQGSWPSNR; translated from the coding sequence TTGAAACGAATTGACTTGTTTTTAAACGGACTAGATTCCACATTCGATAAAGAGAGTTGGTATGCACCGTTTAAACATGCTATAGAAGGACTTACAGCCGAACAGGCTATCTGGAAACCATATGGAGAGGCAACTAAAACCATTTGGGAGAACGTTAATCATCTCATTTATTACAAAGAGAGACTTGCTGCAAACTTGGAAGACCGTGAATGGATACATAATCTCGACGGTGATGAAACCTTTTATCTTACCAATCAATCTAATGATGATAAGGAATGGAAGAAAGTCGTTGAACGTTGTGAAAATGCCCAACGTAATTTAAGACAGGCATTGAGTGCAATTTCCGAAAAAGAGCTTGAGCAAAATTCACTTGAGGGGAAATTACTGGACATTATGCTTCATGATGCTTATCATACAGGTCAAATTATTCAATTAAGGAAAATGCAGGGGTCTTGGCCATCAAATCGATAA
- a CDS encoding MFS transporter — translation MDILKNRNFLLMFLGRIFTNIGDSLYYVAAMWLVYKLSGNPFYSGLAGFLTLLPSTLQFLTGPFVDRWSIKNTLVITQILQCILILIIPITHYFDLLTVQLLLIIMPIVAFIEQFAYPAQSKALPLLLHKTQLLKGNSLFSFAYQGIDLICTTLSGILVALLGAITLYVIDSFTFAITALLFFSLKMPQQAETNTSLSTKQYFSDLKEGFSIVFRSLMGVFLIGSVVANFSIGMTMAILPSFADSLGGVKSYGFFLAAISAGSLIGALFSSWVGKRNVGRVSIIGFATGAIFWFLSTIVPFQWLSIILFGLAWIPIGATNILFATISQIVIPNQYIGRINTVIGSMGKIAMPFGSLIGGYTANVFSSQLIFALASIGILFISLVWLLHPKLRALPKADEITADTFEVRFKVERGKGTAL, via the coding sequence ATGGACATATTGAAAAACCGGAATTTCCTCTTAATGTTTTTAGGGAGAATTTTTACAAACATAGGAGATAGCTTGTATTATGTAGCCGCGATGTGGCTCGTATACAAGCTGAGTGGTAATCCTTTTTATTCTGGATTGGCTGGTTTTCTTACGTTATTACCTTCTACACTTCAATTTCTTACCGGTCCATTCGTTGATAGATGGTCAATCAAAAACACCCTCGTCATTACACAAATTTTGCAATGCATTCTTATTTTAATCATTCCCATTACACACTACTTCGACCTACTAACAGTCCAACTACTACTCATCATCATGCCCATCGTAGCCTTTATCGAACAATTTGCCTATCCCGCACAATCGAAAGCTTTACCACTTCTACTGCATAAAACACAATTATTAAAAGGAAACTCTCTCTTTTCATTTGCTTATCAAGGCATTGACTTAATTTGTACGACTCTTTCTGGCATATTAGTAGCACTACTTGGCGCAATCACTTTATACGTAATCGACTCTTTTACATTCGCGATTACTGCCCTTTTGTTCTTTTCATTGAAAATGCCACAGCAAGCAGAAACCAATACATCACTTTCAACTAAACAATATTTCTCTGATTTAAAAGAAGGTTTTTCCATCGTCTTTCGTTCATTAATGGGCGTATTCTTAATCGGTTCAGTAGTCGCTAATTTTTCAATTGGTATGACAATGGCAATACTCCCTTCTTTCGCTGATTCTTTAGGAGGCGTGAAATCATATGGCTTCTTCTTAGCTGCTATATCAGCAGGTAGTCTCATCGGTGCATTATTCAGTTCATGGGTTGGCAAACGTAACGTTGGCCGTGTCTCTATTATTGGCTTTGCGACTGGCGCTATCTTTTGGTTTCTCTCTACGATTGTACCGTTTCAATGGCTCTCTATTATCTTATTCGGCCTAGCTTGGATTCCAATTGGTGCGACCAACATATTATTCGCGACAATTAGTCAAATTGTAATTCCAAATCAATATATCGGACGCATCAATACAGTCATAGGAAGTATGGGGAAAATTGCTATGCCGTTCGGTTCTTTAATTGGTGGATACACCGCAAATGTATTTAGTAGCCAACTCATTTTCGCGCTCGCTAGCATCGGTATTTTATTTATTTCTCTCGTATGGCTACTTCATCCGAAATTAAGGGCTTTGCCGAAAGCTGATGAAATTACAGCGGATACTTTTGAAGTTCGGTTTAAAGTAGAGCGCGGGAAAGGTACGGCTTTATAG
- a CDS encoding ArsR/SmtB family transcription factor: MKPMLTLTTYSQLKAISDPLRVEMMMRLCERPYTGQLLSEKFGIPRAKIHYHLKELEKNGFIEIVYTEEKNGIVQKFYQSVAKGFTPAANLLPHLEILSESSRQIFLQMTEMTKSHILAAPEEAFTLRKVSEDPADWNYVSSCWEFDATPEQFQVWVKKFHELMAELNEITKDADKDPNSKSYYISTTALQIDERAMQRFVKKEEKS, encoded by the coding sequence TTGAAGCCCATGTTAACACTAACTACTTATAGCCAACTAAAAGCAATAAGCGATCCACTACGTGTCGAAATGATGATGCGTCTATGTGAACGTCCTTATACAGGACAACTACTATCTGAGAAATTCGGCATTCCAAGGGCGAAAATTCATTATCATTTAAAAGAATTAGAAAAGAATGGTTTTATAGAAATTGTGTATACAGAAGAAAAGAATGGCATCGTTCAAAAGTTTTATCAATCTGTCGCTAAAGGCTTCACCCCTGCCGCGAACCTATTACCTCATTTAGAAATATTAAGCGAATCAAGTCGCCAAATCTTTTTACAAATGACGGAAATGACGAAAAGCCATATTCTCGCTGCGCCAGAAGAAGCTTTTACATTACGAAAAGTAAGCGAAGACCCAGCTGATTGGAATTATGTTTCATCCTGCTGGGAATTTGATGCTACGCCAGAACAATTTCAAGTGTGGGTGAAAAAGTTTCATGAATTAATGGCTGAATTAAACGAAATCACAAAAGACGCGGATAAAGATCCAAATAGTAAATCTTATTACATTTCTACTACTGCACTTCAAATCGACGAGCGAGCAATGCAGCGCTTTGTTAAAAAAGAAGAAAAATCATAA
- a CDS encoding ABC transporter permease yields the protein MFLALRELKQSKLRYGLIGLIMVLLSFLVLVISGLANGLSYDNASSIQNMEANKFVLADDAENKLLRSQIKKDDVDNVVNQVGEKEAVPFRVKVSTYEKKDSSKKVDVAIFSSERDSFLEPKIVKGEKLGTANNEMVADESIKEKGIDIGDTIIDPVSKKEFKIVGFTKDQMFSHTPVVYVNEDVWGAISQPNQKDYSAIALNTDKEIKNAHVIDKKEVLQSIPGFKEEQGTLTMIIAFLLVIAALLIGVFFYVITLQKTQQLGVLKAIGTKNSYLANSLVVQALFLSVVAMVISIVLVQGLEQILPAGMPFLLTTPMIAQYAAIFIVISILGTLISLYQVLKVDALEAIGGGM from the coding sequence ATGTTTTTAGCTCTGCGTGAATTAAAACAATCAAAATTAAGATACGGATTAATCGGACTTATTATGGTGTTATTATCATTTTTAGTCCTTGTAATTTCAGGATTAGCAAATGGATTATCATATGATAATGCTTCATCGATTCAAAATATGGAAGCAAATAAGTTTGTATTAGCAGATGATGCAGAAAATAAATTACTTCGTTCACAAATTAAGAAAGATGATGTAGATAACGTAGTAAATCAAGTAGGCGAGAAAGAGGCCGTTCCGTTTCGTGTGAAAGTTTCAACGTATGAAAAGAAAGATAGTTCGAAAAAAGTTGATGTCGCTATTTTCTCAAGTGAACGTGATTCATTTTTAGAACCGAAAATTGTAAAAGGTGAGAAATTAGGTACAGCAAACAACGAAATGGTTGCTGATGAATCAATTAAAGAAAAAGGAATTGATATTGGGGATACAATTATTGATCCTGTTTCAAAGAAAGAATTTAAAATTGTTGGATTTACGAAAGATCAAATGTTTAGCCATACACCAGTCGTTTATGTAAATGAAGACGTATGGGGTGCTATTTCACAACCAAACCAAAAAGATTATAGTGCAATTGCGCTTAATACAGATAAAGAAATTAAAAATGCACATGTTATCGACAAAAAAGAAGTATTACAAAGTATTCCAGGATTTAAAGAAGAGCAAGGAACATTAACGATGATCATTGCATTCTTACTTGTTATCGCTGCGTTACTAATCGGTGTATTCTTCTACGTCATTACACTGCAAAAAACACAGCAATTAGGTGTACTAAAAGCAATTGGAACGAAAAATTCTTATTTAGCAAATAGCTTAGTCGTACAGGCGTTATTCTTATCAGTCGTTGCGATGGTAATCAGTATTGTTCTTGTACAAGGATTAGAACAGATTTTACCAGCGGGTATGCCGTTCTTATTAACAACACCGATGATTGCACAATATGCAGCAATCTTTATCGTAATTAGTATTTTAGGAACACTTATTTCGTTATACCAAGTATTAAAAGTTGATGCATTAGAAGCAATTGGAGGCGGGATGTAA
- a CDS encoding ABC transporter ATP-binding protein has translation MTSLLKLDKVNKVYGEGNTEVTALHPMSLDVKAGEFIGIVGPSGSGKSTLLSIAGALLSPSKGDIYIREQNITKLSEKEMTDIRLKKIGFIFQFANLVPYLNVKEQLLYIAKLKKENKQESEKRADHLLAAFGLSERKAHYPNQLSGGEKQRVAITRAFMNNPDLILADEPTASLDSKRAREVVEMMKREVKESQKAAIMITHDERMLDVCDRILTLRDGQLI, from the coding sequence ATGACTTCATTATTAAAATTAGACAAAGTAAATAAAGTGTACGGAGAAGGGAATACGGAAGTAACAGCCCTTCATCCGATGTCGCTTGATGTGAAAGCTGGAGAATTTATCGGAATCGTCGGTCCTTCTGGATCAGGGAAAAGTACGTTATTATCAATCGCGGGTGCTTTACTATCACCGTCAAAAGGGGATATTTACATTCGCGAGCAAAATATTACGAAGTTATCAGAAAAGGAAATGACAGACATTCGTTTGAAAAAAATCGGCTTCATTTTCCAATTCGCAAACCTTGTTCCATATTTAAATGTAAAAGAACAATTGCTTTACATTGCAAAGCTAAAAAAAGAAAACAAACAAGAATCTGAAAAGCGTGCGGATCACTTGCTAGCAGCATTTGGATTATCTGAAAGAAAAGCTCATTATCCAAATCAACTATCGGGCGGGGAAAAACAAAGGGTAGCAATCACTCGTGCTTTCATGAACAACCCAGATTTAATATTAGCGGATGAACCAACTGCAAGCTTAGACTCAAAACGCGCACGTGAAGTCGTGGAAATGATGAAACGTGAAGTGAAAGAAAGTCAAAAAGCAGCAATTATGATTACGCATGATGAAAGAATGCTTGATGTATGTGATCGTATATTGACACTTAGAGATGGACAGTTAATATAA
- a CDS encoding LPXTG cell wall anchor domain-containing protein yields the protein MKTKQTIAASTLALAMIAGSTPTHAEVNEATPQQSTGDRLAEIKQHRQELDAKLQQHKENVDQTLNELNQVKENVDTKVNELHERKQVADEKINEIKQHKQELDAKLQQDKQIAEDKIAEIKEHKKQVDDKVAEIKEHKQNIDNKVTEIKEHKQTVDEKVNEIKQHKENIDQKVNELKEVKKLVDDKLAELKKAKQTAEDKLAELKENKPNTGNTLEELKKIKGNLDSLSANLELAKQDVKNKLAELQEARQDLLNKINEMKQAKQTVSDDLTKKKQDLDIKINDFKHTEKKIDDKLAELHTTKQNVDNKINEVSQSKQTQTDNNNTTVPAKNSARELPNAGSEQSSNVPLGMLSVLGGLLLVTRNKIKTLFSK from the coding sequence ATGAAAACAAAACAAACAATCGCTGCTTCTACACTAGCTTTAGCAATGATTGCGGGATCTACCCCTACTCATGCAGAAGTAAATGAAGCTACTCCCCAGCAAAGTACGGGAGATCGCTTAGCTGAAATTAAGCAACATAGACAAGAGTTAGATGCGAAATTACAGCAGCACAAAGAAAATGTGGATCAAACATTAAATGAACTTAACCAAGTTAAGGAAAATGTTGACACAAAGGTTAATGAACTACATGAGCGTAAACAAGTTGCTGATGAAAAAATTAACGAAATTAAACAACATAAACAAGAGTTAGATGCAAAACTTCAGCAAGACAAACAAATTGCCGAGGATAAAATCGCGGAAATTAAAGAGCATAAAAAACAAGTAGATGATAAAGTTGCTGAAATTAAAGAACATAAGCAAAATATCGATAATAAGGTTACTGAGATTAAAGAACATAAACAAACTGTCGATGAAAAAGTGAATGAAATTAAGCAACATAAAGAGAACATCGATCAGAAGGTTAATGAACTTAAGGAAGTAAAAAAACTGGTAGATGACAAATTAGCTGAGTTAAAGAAAGCGAAACAAACTGCTGAGGACAAACTTGCTGAGCTAAAAGAAAATAAGCCGAATACTGGGAACACGTTAGAGGAGCTTAAGAAAATTAAAGGCAATTTAGATAGTCTTTCCGCTAACTTAGAACTAGCTAAACAAGATGTAAAAAACAAACTAGCTGAATTACAAGAAGCTAGACAAGATTTACTAAATAAAATAAACGAAATGAAACAAGCGAAACAAACTGTTTCAGATGATTTAACAAAGAAAAAGCAAGACTTAGATATTAAAATAAACGATTTTAAACATACTGAGAAAAAAATTGATGACAAATTAGCTGAGTTACATACAACAAAGCAAAATGTAGATAACAAAATTAATGAAGTATCACAATCGAAACAAACGCAAACAGACAATAACAATACTACTGTTCCAGCGAAAAACAGTGCTAGAGAACTGCCTAACGCTGGTAGTGAGCAATCAAGTAACGTGCCTTTAGGAATGTTATCTGTCTTAGGTGGACTTTTATTAGTAACACGAAATAAAATTAAAACGTTATTCTCAAAATAA
- a CDS encoding DUF4188 domain-containing protein, whose protein sequence is MGAKIFNGRHIANSKDQEFVVFIIGMRINNLLKFWKWIPVFNAMGPMIKELYQNPQWGFLHTEFLFSWRKVILIQYWKGFDELVNYAHGKNHSYAWKSYNNKIKDNGSVGVFHETYQIEKGASEAIYVNMPKTGLSRATEHIPVSQDTNTAQKRMNK, encoded by the coding sequence GTGGGGGCTAAAATTTTTAACGGCAGGCATATAGCCAATAGCAAGGATCAAGAATTTGTTGTTTTTATTATTGGTATGCGTATTAATAACCTATTAAAATTTTGGAAGTGGATACCAGTTTTTAATGCTATGGGACCTATGATTAAAGAATTATATCAAAATCCACAATGGGGTTTCTTACATACAGAATTCTTATTTAGTTGGAGAAAAGTAATCTTAATTCAATACTGGAAGGGATTCGACGAATTAGTAAACTATGCTCACGGAAAAAATCATTCATATGCTTGGAAATCCTACAATAATAAGATTAAAGATAATGGGAGTGTCGGTGTTTTTCACGAAACCTATCAAATAGAAAAAGGTGCTTCTGAAGCAATCTATGTTAATATGCCAAAAACAGGTTTATCTAGAGCTACCGAACACATACCGGTATCTCAAGATACTAATACTGCTCAAAAAAGAATGAATAAATAA
- a CDS encoding class I SAM-dependent methyltransferase, with translation MCMKQGEASVTSLVSAFGRAYHSEFDSSKIFDDYVAKDLISQKERNDIETNMVQGIHFFNKDIAQQFQDNPKGILKWITQVQLSPTPLARAAYCERVLLHEIALGAKQYVILGAGLDTFSFRHRELENKIEIFEVDHPSTQRFKVERVKEAGLEIPSNLHFVSIDFTKEFPYEKLRNEGFENTKTFFSLLGVTYYLTKEELSSLIEYLFEIVPAGSSIVFDYPDENLFTEKGLSNRVENMIKMAEIGGEPMKSCFSYTEMEALLEKVGLLIYEHLSPEDINKLYFEGRNDYLEAFETVHYVHAVKK, from the coding sequence ATGTGCATGAAACAAGGTGAAGCAAGTGTAACGTCGTTAGTATCAGCTTTCGGAAGGGCGTATCATAGTGAATTTGATAGTTCTAAAATCTTTGATGATTATGTAGCTAAAGATCTTATTTCACAAAAAGAACGTAATGATATTGAAACGAACATGGTTCAAGGAATACATTTTTTCAATAAAGACATTGCACAGCAGTTTCAAGACAATCCGAAAGGAATTTTAAAATGGATTACACAAGTTCAATTATCACCAACACCTTTGGCACGCGCGGCATATTGTGAAAGAGTGCTATTACATGAAATTGCATTAGGTGCAAAGCAATACGTCATACTCGGTGCGGGCTTAGACACATTTAGTTTTAGACATAGAGAGTTAGAGAATAAAATAGAAATATTTGAAGTGGATCATCCTTCTACGCAGCGTTTTAAGGTGGAAAGAGTGAAAGAAGCAGGGCTTGAAATTCCAAGTAATCTTCATTTTGTTTCGATAGATTTTACAAAAGAATTTCCTTATGAAAAGTTACGTAATGAAGGATTTGAAAATACAAAAACTTTCTTTAGCCTTTTAGGTGTTACGTATTATTTAACGAAAGAGGAACTTTCCAGTTTAATAGAATATTTATTCGAGATAGTTCCAGCAGGAAGTTCTATCGTTTTCGATTATCCCGATGAAAACTTATTTACGGAAAAAGGATTATCCAATCGAGTTGAAAATATGATAAAGATGGCTGAGATAGGCGGAGAGCCGATGAAATCGTGTTTTTCTTATACCGAAATGGAAGCACTGTTAGAGAAGGTGGGCTTACTCATTTATGAGCACTTATCACCAGAGGATATTAATAAATTATATTTTGAGGGACGAAACGATTATTTAGAAGCTTTTGAGACGGTGCATTATGTACATGCGGTGAAGAAGTAG
- a CDS encoding RtcB family protein — protein MLKLQGKYNEAKVFTTNVEETAAGQIIDLCNQEFVKDSKIRIMPDTHAGAGCTIGTTMTIQDKIVPNLVGVN, from the coding sequence ATGTTGAAATTACAAGGAAAATACAATGAAGCGAAAGTATTTACTACTAACGTAGAAGAAACAGCAGCAGGTCAAATTATTGATCTTTGTAACCAAGAATTCGTAAAGGATAGCAAGATTCGTATTATGCCAGATACACATGCGGGCGCAGGTTGTACTATTGGGACAACAATGACAATTCAGGATAAAATCGTTCCTAATCTAGTTGGGGTTAACTAA